A single region of the Lotus japonicus ecotype B-129 chromosome 4, LjGifu_v1.2 genome encodes:
- the LOC130712175 gene encoding uncharacterized protein LOC130712175: protein MGNNGNLPANLPIFDGKNWDQWCSKMRVIFNFQEVGEYVDGGYERLGENPTEAQRTAHKAMKSDESIADYLSRLGSLTSQMKSNGEDLTEQSIVEKVLRTLTPKFDMIVVAIEETMDLSQLKLEDLSKKWKKGKFKSQKENFSSKEKSDLEDRPEPSSTRGGDSGKFSGKKKTTDRSQVQCFRCEKFGHYAYECKKFRGGSNKGKTPKKAEEEANLVQDDSDSDPVMLMATTCESGKDSEVWYLDTGCSNHMTGRRRWFSEFDATRKTVVRLADSSKMMTEGVGKIALEMEGGKPAFIENVLFVPGMECNLISVGQLIEKGFSVDIQRRTLKLFVPKGRFVLMSTMSKNRTFRTTIKTANAACLLTTSSTNEAWL, encoded by the exons ATGGGGAATAATGGCAATTTGCCAGCAAACCTTCCAATTTTTGATGGCAAGAATTGGGATCAATGGTGTTCCAAGATGAGGGTCATCTTCAACTTTCAGGAAGTGGGTGAGTATGTTGATGGTGGCTATGAACGGTTAGGGGAGAATCCAACGGAGGCTCAGCGAACTGCACACAAAGCG ATGAAATCTGATGAATCAATTGCTGATTACCTTTCAAGATTGGGATCTCTCACCAGTCAAATGAAGAGTAATGGTGAGGATTTGACTGAGCAATCGATTGTTGAGAAGGTACTCCGCACATTAACCCCAAAATTTGATATGATTGTGGTTGCAATTGAAGAGACAATGGATCTTAGCCAATTGAAGTTGGAAGATCT GAGCAAGAAGTGGAAAAAGGGAAAGTTCAAGTCACAGAAGGAAAATTTCTCTAGCAAAGAGAAATCTgatcttgaagataggcctgaACCTTCTTCCACAAGAGGAGGTGATAGTGGAAAGTTTAGTGGAAAGAAAAAGACCACTGACAGAAGTCAAGTTCAGTGTTTCAGGTGTGAAAAGTTTGGCCATTATGCCTATGAGTGCAAGAAATTTAGAGGTGGTTCCAATAAAGGAAAAACTCCCAAGAAGGCTGAAGAAGAAGCTAACTTGGTtcaagatgactcagactcagATCCTGTAATGTTGATGGCTACAACCTGTGAGAGTGGTAAGGATTCTGAAGTTTGGTATTTGGATACCGGGTGCTCCAATCATATGACTGGGCGCAGAAGATGGTTCTCTGAATTTGATGCTACAAGGAAAACAGTGGTTAGGTTAGCAGACAGCAGCAAAATGATGACTGAGGGTGTAGGAAAAATAGCACTCGAAATGGAAGGAGGCAAACCTGCATTCATAGAGAATGTGTTATTTGTTCCCGGCATGGAATGCAATTTGATAAGTGTGGGACAACTGATTGAAAAGGGTTTCTCAGTAGACATTCAGAGACGTACACTCAAGTTGTTTGTTCCGAAGGGGAGATTCGTTCTTATGTCTACAATGTCAAAAAATAGAACTTTCAGAACCACCATCAAAACTGCAAATGCTGCGTGTCTTCTCACCACATCTTCCACTAATGAAGCTTGGCTCTGA
- the LOC130711510 gene encoding uncharacterized protein LOC130711510: MGGEDFAGESRTAAELPTGASILRRAVVLICSVLSLSHSIKVFAGKWQVIRSKLEELQSGLIAAENCDSGENPSLSRLVPSIVATVLECHDLGQRCIDVSYSGKLLMQSDLDVAFAKLDGLTKKLAEIYRTGILTNGYALVVSKPCLGASKEDMRFYVRDLLTRMKIGDLGMKKQALRNLLEVVVEDEKFVKVIVDVGDVVHLLVGFLGSLEEEIQEESAKVVAVVAGFDSYKGVLVGAGVIAPLIRVLDCGSELGKVASARCLMKLTENSDNAWCVSAQGGVTALLNICGDADSKGDLVGPACGVLRNLLGVEEIKRFMIEEGVVSTFIRLVKSKEEAIQVNSIAFIQSISSGDELVRQMVVREGGIRALLRLLDPKWSNSSKTREIAMRAVENLCFSSSSSVSILISYGFVDQLLYYLRNGEVSILELALKVAFSLSGTSEEAKKAMGDAGFMSELVKFLNAKSFEVREMAAEALSAIVMVPRNRKRFVQDDHNIALLLQLLDPNEGNSGNKKFLISILMSLTNCNSGRKKIVSSGYAKNIDKLAEAEGSSDAKRLVKKLSTNRFRSMLNGIWHS; the protein is encoded by the coding sequence ATGGGTGGTGAGGACTTCGCCGGAGAATCCAGAACGGCGGCGGAGCTACCTACGGGAGCTTCAATCCTCCGGCGAGCTGTGGTACTCATCTGTTCcgtcctctctctctcacactcgATCAAGGTCTTCGCCGGAAAATGGCAAGTCATCCGGAGCAAGCTGGAGGAGCTTCAATCCGGTCTAATCGCCGCCGAGAATTGCGATTCCGGTGAGAATCCTTCTCTTTCCCGGTTGGTTCCTTCCATTGTGGCCACCGTTTTGGAGTGCCACGATCTGGGTCAGCGTTGCATCGATGTTTCATACAGTGGGAAGCTTCTGATGCAGAGTGATTTGGACGTGGCGTTCGCGAAGCTCGATGGGTTGACGAAGAAGCTCGCGGAGATTTACAGGACGGGGATTTTGACAAATGGGTATGCGCTCGTTGTGTCGAAACCGTGTCTTGGAGCTTCCAAAGAGGACATGAGATTCTACGTGAGGGACTTGTTGACGAGGATGAAGATTGGGGATTTGGGTATGAAGAAACAGGCTTTGAGGAATCTTCTTGAGGTTGTGGTGGAGGATGAGAAGTTTGTGAAGGTGATTGTGGATGTGGGGGATGTTGTTCATTTGCTGGTGGGTTTTCTTGGTTCATTGGAGGAGGAAATCCAAGAAGAGAGTGCTAAGGTGGTTGCTGTGGTTGCAGGGTTTGATTCCTATAAAGGGGTTTTGGTTGGTGCTGGTGTTATTGCGCCTCTGATTCGGGTTTTGGATTGTGGGAGTGAGTTAGGGAAGGTTGCGTCTGCAAGGTGTTTGATGAAGTTAACTGAGAATTCGGACAATGCTTGGTGTGTTTCTGCTCAAGGAGGTGTCACTGCCTTGTTGAATATTTGTGGAGATGCAGATTCTAAAGGGGATTTGGTTGGTCCTGCTTGTGGGGTGTTGAGAAATCTTCTTGGTGTTGAGGAAATTAAGAGGTTTATGATTGAGGAGGGTGTTGTTTCCACGTTTATCAGGCTTGTGAAATCAAAGGAGGAAGCAATTCAGGTGAATTCCATAGCATTCATTCAGAGTATTTCCTCTGGAGATGAGTTGGTTAGACAGATGGTGGTTAGAGAAGGTGGAATTCGAGCTTTGTTACGTCTTTTGGATCCTAAATGGTCGAATTCTTCGAAAACCAGGGAGATTGCAATGAGGGCTGttgagaatttgtgtttttcatcATCTAGCTCTGTGAGTATTTTGATTAGTTATGGCTTTGTGGATCAGCTGCTATATTATCTTCGAAATGGTGAGGTTTCGATTCTAGAGTTGGCTCTGAAAGTGGCGTTTAGCTTGAGTGGAACATCAGAGGAAGCTAAGAAAGCAATGGGTGATGCAGGTTTCATGTCAGAGCTTGTTAAGTTTCTGAATGCAAAATCATTTGAAGTTCGTGAGATGGCAGCAGAGGCACTCTCTGCAATTGTTATGGTACCTAGAAATAGGAAGAGATTTGTGCAGGATGACCATAACATAGCCCTCCTTTTGCAATTGCTTGATCCCAATGAGGGAAATTCAGGTAACAAAAAGTTCTTGATCTCTATCTTGATGTCATTGACAAACTGCAACAGTGGTAGGAAAAAGATTGTAAGTTCTGGATATGCCAAAAACATAGACAAACTTGCTGAGGCTGAAGGTTCATCTGATGCCAAGAGACTTGTGAAGAAGCTATCTACAAACCGGTTCCGCAGTATGTTGAATGGAATCTGGCACTCATGA